One bacterium genomic window carries:
- a CDS encoding sigma-54-dependent Fis family transcriptional regulator: protein MISATNKDLEREIDEGRFRRDLLFRLNVVNLKLPPLRKRREDIPALVHMYLDRYRLPGEPVKTLATPAMERLAEYSWPGNVRELANVIEGLVLLTQDGEIQLSDLPSTLSSFGATDTEAAAEAEPIPLAEVQKHHVIRTLRYTGGKKAPAARLLGIDVKTLYSKIKTYDIDV from the coding sequence GCATGATCTCGGCCACCAACAAGGACCTCGAGCGGGAGATAGACGAAGGCCGTTTCCGCCGGGACCTGCTGTTCAGACTGAATGTCGTCAATCTAAAGCTGCCGCCTCTGCGAAAGCGGCGCGAAGACATTCCGGCTCTGGTTCACATGTATCTCGATCGCTACCGACTGCCGGGAGAGCCGGTCAAGACGCTGGCCACGCCGGCGATGGAGAGATTGGCCGAGTACTCGTGGCCCGGCAACGTCCGCGAGCTGGCCAACGTGATCGAGGGGCTGGTGCTTCTGACTCAGGACGGTGAGATTCAGCTCAGCGATCTGCCGTCAACGCTGTCGTCCTTCGGAGCGACCGATACCGAGGCGGCGGCGGAGGCCGAGCCTATTCCGCTAGCCGAGGTCCAGAAGCACCACGTGATTCGAACGCTTCGCTACACCGGTGGCAAGAAGGCTCCCGCGGCGAGGCTTCTCGGCATCGACGTGAAGACTCTCTACAGCAAGATCAAGACGTACGACATCGACGTCTGA